A window of Leclercia adecarboxylata contains these coding sequences:
- the fliT gene encoding flagella biosynthesis regulatory protein FliT, whose translation MNNPSSALNNWHALHALSIAMLNLAHTGQWDELIEKEVEYVQLVEGISHNPISLCPPAQIEQARFILEKVLQNETELKALLKVRMDELRQLITQTGKQQSVTSTYGRLSGNILYPENFTNNTPL comes from the coding sequence CTCTCAACAACTGGCATGCTCTGCATGCCCTGAGTATTGCCATGCTGAACCTTGCTCATACCGGTCAATGGGATGAGCTTATTGAAAAAGAAGTGGAATATGTTCAGTTAGTCGAAGGCATCTCGCATAACCCTATCTCGTTATGCCCGCCTGCACAGATTGAACAGGCACGCTTTATTCTTGAAAAAGTGCTGCAGAATGAGACTGAGCTTAAGGCATTGCTGAAAGTGAGAATGGATGAGCTGCGCCAGTTGATCACCCAGACCGGCAAACAACAGTCGGTCACTTCCACTTATGGCAGGCTGTCAGGCAATATTCTTTATCCAGAAAATTTCACTAACAACACCCCGTTATGA